A window of Gallaecimonas kandeliae genomic DNA:
GGAGGCGGCCGGCACTGTCTATGTCGCCGGCCGTGACCAGGGCCGGCCGGTCCTTAACCGCTTGGACAACCGCACCTGGCAGGCCAGCGCCGTTCCCCTGCCAGCGGATACCGATCGCTTCTGCGCCCTGGACGACGGCAGCCTGCTGCTCTTTTCCCGGGACCAGATCTGGCTGGGCGGCGACCAGCCCAGGCTGCTTGGCCGCTTTCCCAGTCTCTGGCGCGGCCTGGCGCCGCGGGATCTCAACAAGGTCGGCTGGTGCCAGGGCAACCGTCTCTTCCTCCCCGATTTCGACCAGCTGCGCGTCTATTCCCTGGTTCAAGGCCAACTCAAGCTGGACGCCGGGCTGCCGGTCAGCGCCTTCATGTCCTTGAACCGCGGAGCCCCCAGCTACAGGGGCAAGTCCCTCTACCTGGCCGACATCGACCTGGACGGCACCGCCGATCTGCTGGTGGAGGACGACGGCCTCTACTACTTTCGCGGCAAGGGGGCCGGCTTTGAACCCGAGCCGCTGCGCTTCGCGCCGGCCCTCGAGCTGACGCCCCTGGCCAGGCGTGCCGTGCGGCTGAACGACGGCGAGGACTTCGCCAAGCTCAGGATCCGCACCCTGGAGGCGGTGACCGATCTGGACGGGGACGGCCTGGCCGACCTGGTGGTGAGCAGCCTGCGCACCAAGAGTCTGCTGGATCAGGAGGTGGTCTTCGAGATCCACTTTGGGCGCCGCACCGACAGTGGCCTGGGTTTTACCGTGGCCCCGGACGCCACCTTCAAGACCCAGGGGGTAGTATTCAGCCTGCGCCGCCAGGACGTGGACGGTGACGGCCGCATCGACTTCTTCACCCCGGCCGTCAGGCTCGGCCTCGGCAAGGTGGTATCGGCGTTGCTCACCGGCTCTGTGTCGGTGGATCTGCGCCTGGAAAGGCAGACCCCACAGCGCCGGCTCCAGGCCGCCGGCAAGGGGGTGACGGCAGACATGAAGGTGTCCATCGGCAGCGGCGAGTTTCGCATCCCATTGATGGCGGCGGCCCGCCTGGAGGGCCGCCAAGCCAGCTTTGTGGTGCAGAGCGACGAAGACGAGGTAAGCCTCTATGGGCTCGAAGGCGACAGGCTCAAGCGCTTGCAGCGGCTGAAGCTGCCCCTGCCCAAGGACGGCGGCCGCTGGCTGGCCGGCCCCGGCTGGTTGCTGCTGTTGCCCGGCCCTCAGGACCAGGTGCGAGACCGGCTGCTGCTGATCCAGGCCAAGGCCCAGGCCAGCTCCCAGCCCTGAGGTTGTCACGCCCCTGTCATGGAGCTGGGGTAGCCTGCCGGGCATTGGCTCCCCGGCTATGGTCCTGGTGCAAGTGTCCCCCTCGGCAAATCGCTACCTCCCCTTGTTGTTGTTGGTTTTCCTCTGGACCCTGCTGGGCTGGGGCGGTTATTGGCTGGTCCAGCAGAACCAGCATCACCAGGCCCAGCAGACCCATATCCTGGCTTTGCAGATAGAGGAGCGCCTCAAGACCTTTGCCAAAGAGCGCCAGGCGGCCCTGAAACAGCTGGCCGCCGTCTGGCCCCTGACCCATCCCAACACCGAAAACTGGTTCTATCAGGAGGCCGGCAACCTCCAGAACATGCTGCCGGGCCTGTCTTACCTTGCCTGGCAAGACGGCCAGGGGCGGCTGCGCATCAGCCGCAGGACGGCCGAGATCCAGGGCTGTGAACAGCAAGAGGGCAGCACCCCCATCAGCCCACAGCTCGGGCAGATCCGCTACCGCATCGCCCTCTGCCAGGTACTGCCCACCATCCTCGACAGCGCCCTGGCCACCGGTTTTGCCGCCGAGGTGCAACTGGGGGACCAGACCGTCTACCGGTTGGGGCAGGGTGGCGATATCCAGGTGGCGGAGCAGTTCCCCTGGTTCGGTAGCTCCTTGCGCCTAAGCCTGTCGCCTTCGGCCCGCCTTGGCTGGCACCTTTACCTGATGATAGGGGCGGCGATGCTGGTGGTATTGATGCTGTCGGTGCTGATCCAGGTATCCCTCAAGCGCGCCTGGGCCCTCAACCGCAGCCGCGTCTTTTTCCAGGGGGCCTCCCAGGCCGCCATGGACGGCCTGCTGGTGCTGAGCCCGGGGAGGGAGGACTGGTCGGTGGCCGAGCATAACGCCGCCCTGGTCCGGATCCTGCCGGTAAGCCCAGGCCTGACACTGATGGAGCTTTGCCAGCGCCTACAGCAGCCGGCCCTGGCGGCAGAGCTGATGGCCTTGCCGGCCCAGGCCGGCAGCCTTATCCGCCAGTTTGGCCTGCCTGATGGCCGCTGGCTGCAGCTGCAGGGCGTAGCGGCGGGGGAGAACCTCGCCATCACCTTGCGCGACATCACAGAGCTCAAGCTAAAGGAACAGGATCTGGCCGACCGTGAGGCCAAGTACCGGCGCCTCATCGAAGGGCTGCGCGGCCACCTCATCTTCACCCTCGACGAGCAGGGCCAGCCGGCTTTCATCTCCAAAGGCGGGGCCGAGCTGTTCGGCCAGCGGGAGGCGACTGCCGTATTGGAGGAGCTGCGGGGCCACAACCGCTGGCAGGAGGCCAAGGCCAGGCTGCTGGCCGGGGAAAGCTCGGTGCGGTTGCAGCTGCCCCTGGCCTTGCCCGAACTGGGCGAACGGCGGGTCGAAGTGGCCCTTGGCAAGGTGGAGGGGGGCTTCGAGGGCATCTTACGGGATGTGACCGACGAGGCAGAATTGCTGCGGCGCATCCGCCACCAGGCGGCCCACGATGCCCTGACGGGCCTTGCCAACCGCTACGCCTTCGACAAGGCCCTGGGCCTGGCCTGGGAAAGCGGCGAGCCCTGCCAGGGGCTGCTGCTGATGGATCTCGACCAGTTCAAGCTGGTCAACGACCGCTTTGGCCATGAACTGGGGGACGCCCTGTTGGTGGCCGTGGCCCAGCGCCTGGAACTGGCCTTGGGCGGCAAGGGCCTGTTGGCGAGGCTCGGGGGTGACGAATTCGCCGTCCTGCTGCAGGGGGATCACCAGGCCCTGGATGGCCAGGCAGATGCACTGCGCCAAGCCCTGTGCGCAGAGCCGCTCCAGGCCGGCCCCCACCAATTCTCCGTCACCGCCAGCCTGGGGCTGGTGCCCTTTGGCGCCGCTCCGGATCCCCAGTCCTTGAAACGCATTGCCGACATGGCCGCCTATGCCGCCAAGGAAGCCGGCGGCAACCGCTTGCAGTGCTACCGGGAGGGGGACGGTTGGCTCAAGGCCAGGGAAGAGATGATGGCCTGGGCCGACAAGCTGCGCCTGGCCCTGGAGCAGGACAGGCTGGTGCTGGCGGTGCAGAGCATCGCCCTGGCCCAGCATCCGAACCGGGTGGCCCACCGGGAGGTGCTGGTGCGGCTGCTGGACGAGGCCGGCCAACTGGTGCCGGCCGGCCGCTTCATCCCGGCCGCCGAACGCTACGGCCTGATGGTGGCCCTGGACAGGGCGGTGATCACCAAGGGCCTGGCCTGGCTGGCCGGCCAGCCCCAGGAAAAGCTGGCCTTCAACCTCTCCGGCGCCTCGCTGTCGGACCAGGGTTTCTGCCGCTGGCTGCTCGATACCCTGGCCAAGAGCTCCGTTGCCGCCGAGCAGCTCTGCTTCGAGGTCACTGAAACGGCCGTCATAGAACACCTTGGCCATGCGGTGGAGCTGATGGATGCCTTGAAGGCCCAGGGCTGCACCTTGTCACTGGACGATTTCGGCTCCGGCATGAGCTCCTTGTCCTACCTCAAGGCCCTGCCGGTGGATCACATCAAGATAGACGGCGCCTTTGTCCGCGAGATAAAGCACACCCATTTCGACAGGGTGGCGGTGCGCACCATCGCCTCCCTGGCCAGGGCCCTTGGCAAGATGACCATCGCCGAGTATGTCACCGACGAGGCCACCCTGGCGCTGCTCAAACGCCTGGGGGTGGACATGGTCCAGGGCTATGCCATCGACGAGCCCCAGCCCCTTGAGCAGCTGCGGCTCAAGGCCAGCGCTTCCTGAAGCGAAAAAGGCGGGTTACCCCGCCTTTTTTAGATGTGCCGGTAGTCCCCTTCCAAGAGGAAGTCGTCGAGGGCCGCTACCAGATCGTCGGCCCGCTCCAGCGGTACCGGGGCCGTGGGGTCGTCTTCGTCCCCTTCATCCTCTTCGGCCCAGAAGAAGGCGCGCAGGGCGTCGCTGAAGGGACTGCTTTGCTCGCAGAGCTCCTCGATGGTGCCAAGGTAGACGATGCGCCTAAGGCCGACGGTGAGGTCGTTCAAGGCTTCCGCCAATGCCTGGCCTTCGAGGCTGTCGCAGAGCAGCTCGAAGCGCTCCCGGGCCGATTCCTGTTGCTCTTCGTCCAGCTCCCCGGCCTGGGCTACCAGTTGCAGGTAGTCTTCCAGCAGGTAGTGGTGCAGGCTGTCGTCGTCATCCAGCCACTGGTACTGGCTGCCACGCTCCAGCAGCATGGTGTGGGAGAAACTGTCG
This region includes:
- a CDS encoding FG-GAP repeat domain-containing protein; the protein is MMLSLPAWGAQWTALPLPAPGDGDWQEAAGTVYVAGRDQGRPVLNRLDNRTWQASAVPLPADTDRFCALDDGSLLLFSRDQIWLGGDQPRLLGRFPSLWRGLAPRDLNKVGWCQGNRLFLPDFDQLRVYSLVQGQLKLDAGLPVSAFMSLNRGAPSYRGKSLYLADIDLDGTADLLVEDDGLYYFRGKGAGFEPEPLRFAPALELTPLARRAVRLNDGEDFAKLRIRTLEAVTDLDGDGLADLVVSSLRTKSLLDQEVVFEIHFGRRTDSGLGFTVAPDATFKTQGVVFSLRRQDVDGDGRIDFFTPAVRLGLGKVVSALLTGSVSVDLRLERQTPQRRLQAAGKGVTADMKVSIGSGEFRIPLMAAARLEGRQASFVVQSDEDEVSLYGLEGDRLKRLQRLKLPLPKDGGRWLAGPGWLLLLPGPQDQVRDRLLLIQAKAQASSQP
- a CDS encoding putative bifunctional diguanylate cyclase/phosphodiesterase — its product is MVLVQVSPSANRYLPLLLLVFLWTLLGWGGYWLVQQNQHHQAQQTHILALQIEERLKTFAKERQAALKQLAAVWPLTHPNTENWFYQEAGNLQNMLPGLSYLAWQDGQGRLRISRRTAEIQGCEQQEGSTPISPQLGQIRYRIALCQVLPTILDSALATGFAAEVQLGDQTVYRLGQGGDIQVAEQFPWFGSSLRLSLSPSARLGWHLYLMIGAAMLVVLMLSVLIQVSLKRAWALNRSRVFFQGASQAAMDGLLVLSPGREDWSVAEHNAALVRILPVSPGLTLMELCQRLQQPALAAELMALPAQAGSLIRQFGLPDGRWLQLQGVAAGENLAITLRDITELKLKEQDLADREAKYRRLIEGLRGHLIFTLDEQGQPAFISKGGAELFGQREATAVLEELRGHNRWQEAKARLLAGESSVRLQLPLALPELGERRVEVALGKVEGGFEGILRDVTDEAELLRRIRHQAAHDALTGLANRYAFDKALGLAWESGEPCQGLLLMDLDQFKLVNDRFGHELGDALLVAVAQRLELALGGKGLLARLGGDEFAVLLQGDHQALDGQADALRQALCAEPLQAGPHQFSVTASLGLVPFGAAPDPQSLKRIADMAAYAAKEAGGNRLQCYREGDGWLKAREEMMAWADKLRLALEQDRLVLAVQSIALAQHPNRVAHREVLVRLLDEAGQLVPAGRFIPAAERYGLMVALDRAVITKGLAWLAGQPQEKLAFNLSGASLSDQGFCRWLLDTLAKSSVAAEQLCFEVTETAVIEHLGHAVELMDALKAQGCTLSLDDFGSGMSSLSYLKALPVDHIKIDGAFVREIKHTHFDRVAVRTIASLARALGKMTIAEYVTDEATLALLKRLGVDMVQGYAIDEPQPLEQLRLKASAS